The genomic stretch CTTCGCGGGCTGCGCCTACTTGCATACCGTGGATCTGTCTAAGTCCGAGATAGAAGTCATCAGCGCGGAGGCCTTCCTCGGCTGTACCTCGCTGGCGTCCGTCTCGCTGCCGACCGGCATCACCGCCATCGGCGACAGAGCCTTTGCGGGCGACGCGGCCTTGACTACGCTGCCCGAACATAAGTACCGCAACCTGCAATCGGTGGGCGACTACGCCTTCGCCAATACGGGCCTCGTGCGCATCGACCTGTGGGCGGGCGTGAAGAATATCGGCGCGTATGCCTTCGCCAATACCGAGGGCAAGGGCAAAGTGAAGACCTTGGACGTTATCTATTCGGTCGAAAGTATCGGCGAGGGTGCCTTCCAAGGCCATCCCGACCTGAAGTACGTGCACTTCCAAGGCCATAACGACGAGAGTCTGGTGGCCACCAAGCCCGCGATGCCCGAGGGCAAGCACGTCTTTGACAAGGTGGACGGCATACAGGTCAAGATACCCGCCAACGCCACCGCTTTGTACGATTACTTCGTCGGCTTGGGCTACGTGGACAGCGGCGACAATCAGAACCTCTTCCTGTATACGCCCGCGTCTTACTTCGTCAAGACGAAGGTGTACGACGAATGGGGCAATGAGGGCTACGTCCTCGACGGTATCAAGGCCGCCTATAAGAACGAGGTCACGCGGGTGTACTTCCCCGACCAGATCGAGGGCTTGCCCGTCGTGGGCGTGTCTTCGGGCTTCGGCGCTACCTTGGGCGCGGTGACCTTGGTCGAATTCAATACCGACCTTGCCACCATCGGCGAGGGCGCCTTCAAGGGCGTGGCTACCTTGGCGACCGTGGTCTTCGGCACCAAGAACGCGTCCAAGTTGGTGAGCGTCGGCGACTACGCTTTCTTCGGTACGGCGGTAGCGAAATTGACGCTACGTTCTGAGGTACTCGATACCATCGGCGCGTACGCCTTCGCCAATACGGCCCTGACGTCCGTCGAGATCGAGCGCGTGGTGAATATCGGCGACTTCGCCTTTGCCAAGGTGGATACCGTCGAGAGCGAGGGCAAACTCGTAGCCACCAAGGTCAACGAAGACGCCGCCCTCAAGACCGTGGACGTCAACGTGGACGGCGGCTCCGTCGGTCGCTACGCCTTTGCGTATAAGACCGCATTCGAAGACGTCAACCTGGACGGCTCCATCGACACCATCGGCGAGGGCGCGTTCGCTTGGTCCAACCTAACCGCAGACACTATGCCCACCGATAAGTTGGTGGATTACGTGCGTCATATCGGCGCGTTCGCCTTTGCCAATACCAACGTGGTGAAGGTGCCCGCCAACGTCGAGACCATCGGCCGCTTCGCCTTTGCGAGAGGTCTGTTGGTGAACGGCGCGACGGGTACGATGCCTTACGCCGCGGACGGCGTGTACGGCGTGACGGCGGTCAACAAGGATACCTTGGCGACCACCTTGGACAAAGTGACGATCAACTCGGCGGTGCGCGTGGAGGAGGGCGCCTTCTCGGGCACGTCCATCACGTCGCTGTCGATGGGCGCGGGCCTCGCGTACTTCGCCGCAAGCCGCTACGAAACGGACGACCTCGACGCCGCGCTTATCTACGGCGCTCTCGAAGAGACGGTGAAACTGCAAAAGATAACCGTCGTCGAGGGCGATTGCTACGTCGTGAAGAAGGGCGCCTTGTATCGCTACGACGATCTGGACGCCGCTACCCTCATCAAGTATCCCGCCGCCGGCGACGAGGTGAACATGGTCACCAAAGACGCGTTGAGCGTCAGCCTGCTCAAGGTGGGTACGCGTGCCTTCGTGGGCGCCAACGTGAAGACGGTGAAACTGCACGCGGATCGCTTCGCCGCCATCGAGCGCGAGGCCTTTATGGGTACCGGTATCACCTTGCTGCAAGCCAACGGCGTTACTTCGGTGGGTACCAAGGCCTTCTACGGCTGTACCGCGCTCGTCGATTTGACGATGAAAGCGGGCAAAGTCAACGAAGGCAGCACGGATTTGACCGAGGACGCGCTCCACGTGGGCGTGAAGGCCTTTGAGGGTTGTACCTCTCTCGTCTCGGTCAGCGGCCTCACGGGTGCGGGCTGGTACGACGTGGATTCCTTCAAGAATACGGGCGTAACGGTGCTGGTGCTCTCCAATATGGTCGTGAGAATAGACGAGGGCGCCTTCAACAAGGTGACCGCCTTGGTCATTCCCGATATGCTGTATGCCGCCGCCGTGTCGGCGAACGCCTTTGCCGCCAACGTGAAGGTCTACTACATGGCCGACGAGTACGTCACCGTGAGCGCGTACGGCGAGAGCATCTCGAACGGTATCGCTACCACGGGCGCAAAGGTGTCCTACAATAGCGACGACCACTTCAACTTCAAGGTGGTGGACGGCAAGTACCATATAGAGAGTTTCAGGTCGGGTTGCGCCGGTCACGACGATTACCACAACGGCAAAGAATTGTTCTTCGCGCCGTACTGGAACTACAACGGCGTGCTGTACGCGGTGACTACGGACGGCAGTTATACGACGGTGACGCCGGACGGCACCTATACCGAAACGGTGACTCTGCGTCCTTAAACGAAAAAACGGGCAAGTCGGGCGCACCCAACGCCCGATTTGCCCCGAATCAATCGAAGGGCTTGCGTATTGACAAGCAAGCCCGTTGGGTATATAATTAAAGATGATACTTTGTATCATTGGGGAGTTTCGGCTCCCGAGGAGTAGGTATGCAAAAATACTCGTATGTAGCGCTCACGCCCGAGGGTAAGACCGTACGCGGTACGATGATTGCCCAGAGCGATGAGGAAATCAAGCAGTTGGTTACCAAAAACGGTAACTACTGTTTGTCGTTCACACGCTTGAAGGACGAGTCCAAGGGGCAAAAGGCGCTTCCCATCAAGGACGTCATCAACTTTTGCTCGCAACTTGGCTCTATCCTCAAAGCGGGTGTGCCTTTGGCTACGGGACTCGATATGTTGTATTCCAAGACGGAGAAGAAAAACGTCCAGAAGATTATCGGCAACATATACGAACTCGTGCAGAAAGGTAACTCGCTGTCCGACGCGTTGACGCGGCAGGGCAAGAGTTTCCCGCCCATGATGATCAATATGGTCAAAGCAGGCGAAATGAGCGGCGATTTGGACGCCAGCCTCAACAAGCTGGCCGAGCACTTCGACAAGGACGTCAAGCTGCGCAACCAAATCAAATCGGCCACGCGGTACCCCAAGATGCTGGGTATCATCACCTTGGCCGTCGTCATTTTGCTGTCCACGTTGGTCTTGCCCAACATGGTGCAGGGCTTGGATAACATACCGCCTACCACGCAGTTCTTGCTGGGGTTCGCCAATTTCATCATCAAGGATTGGCCCTATATCCTCATCGCGGTGGTGGTGCTGTATCTCGTCCTACCTATGATTAAGGAAATCCCCAAGATTCGATTTGCGTTGGACAAAGTCAAGTTGAAGATACCCAAAGTGGGCAAGTTGGTGCGTATGATCTATACTTCGCGCTTCTC from Clostridia bacterium encodes the following:
- a CDS encoding type II secretion system F family protein, which translates into the protein MQKYSYVALTPEGKTVRGTMIAQSDEEIKQLVTKNGNYCLSFTRLKDESKGQKALPIKDVINFCSQLGSILKAGVPLATGLDMLYSKTEKKNVQKIIGNIYELVQKGNSLSDALTRQGKSFPPMMINMVKAGEMSGDLDASLNKLAEHFDKDVKLRNQIKSATRYPKMLGIITLAVVILLSTLVLPNMVQGLDNIPPTTQFLLGFANFIIKDWPYILIAVVVLYLVLPMIKEIPKIRFALDKVKLKIPKVGKLVRMIYTSRFSRNLATLYEGGIQLIDAIQMSTQIVGNKYVEQCMQEAIVRVKKGEPMSKAIAAAGVFDPLLTSMLFVGEESGVLSDVLTRTADYFDEEAGAATKGLTDMLQPVMLIVMAGVIGFVLLAVLQPMLSSYDQV